A segment of the Macrobrachium nipponense isolate FS-2020 chromosome 4, ASM1510439v2, whole genome shotgun sequence genome:
gcttaaaccgaagggaattttttctcgataatagatttgcctggaccagggtgcgaacctatggatcctttcaaacccaggaacgtcagtgaagctttacctactacaccaccgcgagaggctaaaagttcatgtcgcctctcaccctcatatacctttcgcgcgcaggtaattagttggtttggagacaacatcaaacccactcgactccggtagtgtttgtagtgcttttgacagcacgtagccaatctataagtcatatcacatttccgtgattcatatacatatatcgagctacaatgtcctttaatatctaattcgctctacctcagaattaatatattttcatatatgcttaaccgaaggggaaattttctcgataatagatttgcctggatcATGGgtgcgaacctatggatcctttcaaacccaggaacgtcagtgaagctttacctactacaccaccgtgagaggctaaaagttcatgtcgcctcccaccctcatatacctttcgcgcgcaggtaattagttggtttggagacaacatcaacccacctcgactccggtcgtgtttttgtagtgcttttgacagcacgtagccaatctataagtcatatcacatttccgtgattcatatacatatatcgagctacaatgtcctttaatatctaattcgctctacctcagaattaatatattttcatatatgcttaaccgaaggggaattttttctcgataatagatttgcctggaccagggcgcgaacctatggatcctttcaaacccaggaacgtcagtgaagctttacctgcTACACACCCGCGAGCGgctaaagttcatgtcgcctctattatcgagaaaaattccccttccttcccggtttaagcatatatgaaaatatattaattctgaggtagagcgaattagatattaaaggacattgtagctcgatatatgtatgaatcacggaaaatgtgatatgacttatagattggctacgtgctgtcaaaagcactacaacactactggagtcaaggtgggttgatgttgtctccaaaccaactaattaccagcgcgcgaaaggtatatgagggtgagaggcgacatgaacttttagcctcgcggtgggtggtgtagtaggtaaagcttcactgacgttcctgggtttgaaaggatccataggttcgcgccctggtccaggcaaatctattatcgagaaaaattccccttcggttaagcatatatgaaaatatattaatttctgagtagagcgaattagatattaaaggacattgtagctcgatatatgtatatgaatcacggaaatgtgatatgacttatagattggctacgtgctgtcaaaagcactacaaaacactaccggagtcgaggtgggttgatgttgtctccaaaccaactaattacctgcgcgcgaaaggtatatgagggagGCGACATGGGACTTTTAAGGCTCCTAGCGGTGGTGTAGTTATGGGTAAAGAATTCACTgatttttagcctctcgcggtggtcgTGTAGTAGTTAATCCTTCACTGACTCCacttgacgttcctgggtttgaaaggtaTCCAGGTTcgcaccctggtccaggcaaatctattatcgagaaaaaattccctttcggttaagcatatatgaaaaatatattaattctgaggtagagcgaattagatattaaaggacattgtagctcgatatatgtatatgaatcacgaaatgtgatatgacttatagattggctacgtgctgtcaaaagcactacaaacactaccggagtccgaggtgggttgatgttgtctccaaaccaactaattacctgcgcgcgaaaggtatatgagggtgagaggcgacatgaacttttagcctctcgcggtggtgtagtaggtaaagcttcactgacgttcctgggtttgaaaggatccataggttcgcaccctggtccaggcaaatctattatcgagaaaaaattccccttcggttaagcatatgatatatattctgaggtagagcgaattagatattaaaggacattgtagctcgatatatgtctATGAAtcatcacggaaatgtgatatgacttatagattggctacgtgctgtcaaaagcactacaaaccacTACCGGAGTTGAGGTGGGTGATGTtgttctccaaaccaactaatgacctgcgcgcgaaaggtatatgagggtgagaggcgacatgaacttttagcctctcgcggtggtgtagtaggtaaagcttcactgacgttcctgggtttgaaaggatccataggttcgcgccctggtccatggcaaatctattatcgataaaaaatttaaaattccccttcggttaagcgatatatgaaaatatttaattagttctgaggtagagcgaattagatattaaaggacattgtagctcgatatatgtattgaatcacggaaatgtgatatgacttatagattggctacgtgctgtcaaaagcactacaaacactaccggagtcgaggtgggttgatgttgtctccaaccactaattacctgcgcacgaaaggtatatgagggtgagaggcgacatgaacttttagcctctcgcggtggtgtagtaggtaaagcttcactgacgttcctgggttgaaaggatccataggttcgcaccctggtccaggcaaatctattatcgataaaatatataactttctgaggtagagcgaattagatataaaggacaattgtagcctcgatatatgtatatgaatcacggaaatgtgatatgacttatagattggctacgtgctgtcaaaagcactacaaaacactaccggagtcgagtgggttgatgttgtcccctccaaaccaactaattacctgcgcgcgaaaggtatatagggtgagaggcgacatgaactttttagcctctcgcggtggtgtagtaggtaaagcttcactgacgttcctggtttgaaaggatccataggttcggcgccctggtccaggcaaatctattctcgagaaaaattcccttcggttaagcatatatgaaaaatatattcaatgaggtagagcgaattagatattaaaaggacattgtagctcgatatatgtatatgaaatcacggaaatgtgatatgacttatagattggctacgtgctgtcaaaagcactacaaaaataACTACCGGAgtcaaggtgggttgatgttgtctccaaaccaacttaattacctgcgcgcgaaaggtatatgaggtgtggagaggcgacatgaacttttagcctctcgcggtggtgtagtaggtaaagcttcactgacgttcctgggtttgaaaggatccataggttcgcgccctggtccaggcaaatctattatcgagaaaaattccccttcggttaagcatatatgaaaaatatattaattctgaggtagagcgaattagatattaaaggacattgtagctcgatatatgtatatgaatcacggaaatgtgatatgacttatagattggctacatgctgtcaaaagcactacaaacactaccggagtcgggGAGGTGGGTTgttatgttgtctccaaaccaactaattaacctgcgagagagagagagagagagagagagagagagagagagagagagagaggtgaggctTTTGGCATCACGGCTTGTAtagggtggggtggtgggggaaGAGAGATGATAAACCACACTAGAAACGAAGTAGAATAGACCTACTTATATTTTTGCGTTTATTTCGTTTTATTAAACTCGCCGCGCTTTTGCACGGGCTCTTGAaaagggaggggggttggggaaggggttTGCGTGCTTTTGCACGGGCTcttgaaaaaaggggggggggggaggatgggtTTGTGTGTCAGTTAATGTGCTTGATTATATTCGAGGATATCGTTCGAGTAAATTTTTGagggtgttgttattattattattattattattattatattattattattattattattattaattattaatgtacttaggaagcagaccctctctcaagcatactttattaaaagtaatggctacttcagcagtgttacacttgtagagattcatcTCTNNNNNNNNNNNNNNNNNNNNNNNNNNNNNNNNNNNNNNNNNNNNNNNNNNNNNNNNNNNNNNNNNNNNNNNNNNNNNNNNNNNNNNNNNNNNNNNNNNNNNNNNNNNNNNNNNNNNNNNNNNNNNNNNNNNNNNNNNNNNNNNNNNNNNNNNNNNNNNNNNNNNNNNNNNNNNNNNNNNNNNNNNNNNNNNNNNNNNNNNNNNNNNNNNNNNNNNNNNNNNNNNNNNNNNNNNNNNNNNNNNNNNNNNNNNNNNNNNNNNNNNNNNNNNNNNNNNNNNNNNNNNNNNNNNNNNNNNNNNNNNNNNNNNNNNNNNNNNNNNNNNNNNNNNNNNNNNNNNNNNNNNNNNNNNNNNNNNNNNNNNNNNNNNNNNNNNNNNNNNNNNNNNNNNNNNNNNNNNNNNNNNNNNNNNNNNNNNNNNNNNNNNNNNNNNNNNNNNNNNNNNNNNNNNNNNNNNNNNNNNNNNNNNNNNNNNNNNNNNNNNNNNNNNNNNNNNNNNNNNGATTCATCTCTATTtgccgaatagcggctttttccgtgctacttaaacaggctagtagagcgcctatagaggtcatgatcaaatacagtgtcaaaataggtatatatatttgaattttacagatagaCTATGACTATGGCATcacagtttatctgtaaaattcaaatatatacacctattttgacactatttgataatgacctctataggcactctactatagcctgtttaagtagcacggaaaaagccgctattcggcaAATAGAGATGAATCTCTACAAGAGtagctgaagtagccattacttttgataaagtttttattattattattattattattattattattattattattattattattattattattattatatggttaCAGTTAACTTTCATCTTTCTTCTAAATTAGAAGCAATGGTATTGAACAAACAATGGTAAAGTGAgaacagatacacacacaaacacacacacacacacaatattatatatatatatatatatatatatatatatatatatatatatatctgtgtgtgtgtgtgtgtgtgtgtgtgtgcgcacacacacacatatatatatatatatatatatatatatatatatatatatatatatatgtgtgtgtgtgtgtgtgtgtgtggtgtgtgtgtgtgtgtgtgtgtatgcacattgGGTTTTGAATCGAATGTAAGCGATATTTATATCTCCTCCgttaaagagaattttttttatgaacaatgGCAAAATTCGAGGATATTTGCTTTTCCCAGTCTATAAGTGGACTTTCAACAGCGTTTTAGGATATCTCCTCAACATTTCACACACTTCAAAGAGTCCGGAAGGGAACACGGCTTCAAAAGTGATTGAGGAGGCGCCTCCTGGAGTCAAAGCAGAGTCGAGAAAGTCTTCAGACGAGTCCATTATCCATGACTCTCGTAGGGAATTCCCCTAGAGAAGAGGAATCCTCGTTTGGAGACTGGCCAGGCATCTGAAGTCTGCTTTGGATTCTGAAGACTTGTTTGAGGCCGGAGATTCCATCTTCCGGGATGTGGCAGATTCTAAAGATAGGCCAAGTGCCGGGTAGTTGGAACTTTACGAATCAAaatgatttcatttattaattcattgtGTTCTAATGTGTTTGGACTAGTTGCTAGCTACATGCCAGCTCCTAGGAGTATTGTTGAGGAAGTTGCTTCCTATTATACTGTTATACCTGGAACGGATTTCGACGTTGGCATCGTCTTGACAAAAGTGCCAAAGGAGAACCCGGTATTTGATCTTGGATTGGCCACAGGAGTCACCGCAGCGATTGTTTCTTGTTGCGTTGCGGCGGCTTCTGTTGGATTATTTGCTTACAAGAAATACGGAGACCTCAAGAAACTTTACGATAGAACCGAATGCGACCTAGGCAAACAAAAGGATGACGCGGAGGCCGAAAATAGGAAGTTAAATGATATGCTAGATGAAAAGGACAGGATGCTACAAGAACTCTCAGATCAATACGAAGAGGAGTTCCGAAAAATGGCCGATACGATAAATGAATTGGAAATCGAAAACCAGAACATGGACGACGAACTTGAAAGTGCTCTCCGTCTTGAGAAGGAGGCGGAGGCTTTGCTGGAAGACGGCATAGCACGAGAGCTTGAGATGGAAGAATTGCTCCTGCTGAAAGATCGCCAAATAGACGATTTATTAAGCGAAGGAAGAAGATTGAAGTTCGAACGCCAACAATTGACCAAGATGATTGAAAAAGATCATATGCAGAAGAAATCACTGTTGGCAGAACTGAAAGAGGCACAGATGGAGATGGAACATTGCATCAATATCATAGAGGAAAGAGAAAACAATCTTAGAGTTTACTATGAAGGAGAAATCCAGAAGAAGGATGAGATGATTGAAAGCCTTCATGAGAAACTCGAGGTTGCTCTCCAGCGCGAAAAGGAAATGGAGAGCTTGTTAGTTGAAGCGAAAGGAAACGAAAGAAAGGTCATCCTTTTCCGGGAACAGCTGGAGAACAGGAATGATGAATTAAAAGAGGAGGTCCTTTCTCTAAAAAAGAGGGAAAGTGAACATCAGCAGGACCTTCAAAAACTCAGAGAAGAATGTAAAATGTGGGAAGATAAATGCAAAATACAAGAAGAAGACAGACTCAAGGAACAGAAACGTGCCAGAGAACAGCAGAGAATGAAAGAAGAAACTTTAAGGAATGAAGATAAATATATGCTGATGGAACTTCTGCATGGAATTGCTGAGAGGAATTTCCATCTGGAACACATTGCACTCGAGCATGGAAATGAGCATCAACAAAACATTACTGAAGAGGAGCAGGGGAAAGAAAAGGACAAAGACCTGCTTGATTACATGCTGAATAGAAAAGCGGAGCAATATCAGAGGGCCCAGCAAGAGAGGACCAATTATTACTCAAGGCAGTGGGGCGATTTAACCCAGATGTTGCAAGATCTAGATATATGTGGAGTTGAAAATCTGTCAGAACTGAGGAATGCAACATCTGGTCAGAACTCTGAAAATTTGGGAGGAACGTTGCAGAAAGAATTTGACGAAGTATCCAGACAGCTGCACGAGGCGACAGATAAGCTTCAAGAGGCTGAAGAGAAGGCGCAGGAGGTAGAGGCCAAGCTCAGAGAGGCAGAGCATAGGCTGATTCAAAAAGAAACACTTGATCGTCGAGCAGCGCTCAAATCTGAGGCAGACCGATGTGTTGCTGATCAAGATTTCGATTCTGCTCTTGCTCTCCTGAGAATTATTGTAAAGCAGTATGGCAACGAGTTAGAGTGTCGTGTCAAGGAAGTAAGATGCTTGTTGGCACTAGCCAGGACGGAGGAGGCCCAGGAAGTGCTCGATGAACTTCCCAAAGAGTTCAAGGAGACTCATGTTATGAAAATAGAGTCAGCTTTGCTCAGTGCATGCAATTTGGAGTTCTGTAAGTCCAGAATGCTTTTGTCGGAGGTGCTGGAAGTATGCCCAAATCACCCAAGGGCATTGATAGCACAAAGATTTGTACAGCAAAGGATGCTCTGGGAAGCTCTTCCGGGAATTGTTGATGCCAAGGACTTTGAAACTGCCCTGGAAAATATTGCTTTGGCCACGTCTCTTGGATGTCTCTATCCTTGGGTGTCCGTCGACTTGGCCAGAATTAAAGGGAATATTTTATGCAGTCTTGGAAGGTTGATGGAGGCATGCGAATGTTTCCTCAGTGTTCTTGCCGTGGATGAGGACGAGGAAGACTGCAGGTTACGACTTGGCTTGTGCTTCTTATTACTAGGGAGACACAGAGATGCCATTTCTGAATTTACAAGACTAGAAGAAGAGGCTGAAAAGGGAGAATACTTAATATCGCTTGCTGAAGACCTGGAGAGAATGCAACCATATGGTTGCCCCTACAAAGTTCTAGGTGTTGAAACACATGTTGGTCAGGATGAAATAAGAAAGGCCTACAGGAGGAGTGCCCTAAAATACCACCCTGATAAGCACAAAGATGATGACAAAGACTGTGCACATTCAATGATGCTTCAAATTAATTATGCAAATGATTTATtaagtaataaaaagaagaagaataaatatgATAACACCAGGCAAGCTGCTGAAGAGTATGCAGCTGAAGTATTTGGGAATGCTAACCTACCAGAATGGTTAGATGATGAAGAGGATGACGAATCAGAAAGTGATTCGGACTGTGAATATAATTCTGATTCTGATGAAGAATCTGAATCTAATGACGAATCTGAATCTGATTCAGAGGATGATTCTGAATCTGATTCAGAGGATGATTCTGATGTTGAATTAATGGAATGTTCCCATAGTGATTATCTAGATAATTACAAGGATGATGAGgacgatgaagatgaagaatTAGAGGATGAGGAGGACGATGGAGACGAAGAAttggaggatgaggaggacgaTGGAGACGAAGAAttggaggatgaggaggatgatgatgaagaaCTGGATGAGGAGGTTAATGATGATGACACTTGGGAAGATATTTCTAGCGAGGAATATCTTGAAGAATCAGATGAGGATTTTGATGCTATGTCTGATGAAGAATCAAAAGATGAATGTGATAATGATTCAGTTGTGGAGTCTGATGATGACTCCGATGATGAATCTAATGAAGGAGCCTAATGAGATTGCGCAGATCAGGATTCCCCAAGAAGTTTGGGGTGACGAATCCCTGTGAAAAGAGCTAGGGAGACGATCCCCAGGAAAAAATACTGGGGAGACGATGATTGGTGCCCACGCCTCTGTGAAGCCCTGCACATCAGGAGAGAGAAGCTCAGTCTAAATGCTGTGCAGGAGACTGTCTTCCTGCAGACGTCAGTATGGATGGCACTGCCCACCATCATCCATGGGAAGTGAACTACTCAGGATCTTCCATCCACTGGTAGTGGTCTTCCCATCACCACTGCCCCCACCGCTCCCCCCAATCTCCATTGCTTGCTAGGTGCAGCAGATGGTTGCACCATTCCCCCCGGGCCACCCCCGGCCCACCCCCACAGCGAGCCTTGGAGATTAAGGTGGTGGGGATGGTTGTGCTAGGAAGATTGCTATCAGTGGATGGAGGTTCCCGATTGGTTCCCTCGCCAGGGATGCTGGCAGGCATTGCTATCCATACCGACTTCTGGAAGAAGAGTCTCTCATGCATAGCATTTGGGCTGGGCGTTTCTCTCCTGATGTGCAGGATTCCCCAGGAAGATCATGCACATTGTGGAAGATGCTCTTCACAGAGATGAATAAAGATCTTCAGGAGGACATTCATCTTTCACTGAGGAGGAAGGCAATGGCTGCTGAGTTCCCCCATCTCGTCAGCCAAAGCACTGTCAATAGCTACAGCCAGCGCCAGTTCAAAGAATGGACAACTCTCCAGGTGAGAGTCAAAGGGTGAACTTCTGGAGGCAGGAGGACAAACTCTCAGCTTGAGAGCCAACAACTATTTGGAGGTTGGAGGACGAGCTCTCAGcgtgagagccaacagctgtttggaggtaggaggacaagctctctcagcttgagagccaacagcagtttggaggctggaggacaagctctcagcttgggagccaacagcagtttggaggctggaggacaagctctcagcttgggagccaacagcagtttggaggctggaggatgaagctctcagtttgagagcaaACAGCTGTTCAGAGAGCCAGAAGGCCATCAGAGGCCCACCAGAAGGCCACAGAAGGCAACCAGAAGGATACCAGAAGGCGACCAGAGGGCTTGCTgtaagaataatctagaagaccggctgtgcagaaagagggaactctgtttcttcaagtatgctctgtcccttgatgaagacttctattagtctaatagaagatctctgtcaaagcgggcaaatagtcggatatctagagctttattcttgcagatatcttccttctggtcattctgttggaataatctagaagaccggctgtgcagaaagagggaactgtgtttcttcaagtatgctctgtcccttgatgaagacttctattagtctaatagaagatctctgtcaaaagcggtgcaaatagtcggatatctagagctatattcttggagatatcttccttctggtcattcgtGTTGCGATTAAATCTAGAAGACCGGTTGGGCAGAAAAGAGGGGGAGCTTCGTTTCTTCTACAAGGTTATGCTCTGTCATTGATGGAAAACTTCTGTTAATATAAGTGAAGATTTTCGGTCAAAGCGTGGTGGAGGGCCAAATAGTCGGATATATAGAGCTTTATTCTTGCAGATAATCTTCCTTCTGGCCATTCTGTGGAATTTAATTTTTAGAAGACCGGCCTGCCCAGGAAAAGAGGAACtgttgtttcttcaagtatgctcggTCTCCCTTGATGAAAGACTTTCCTAGTAGTTCAatagaaagattttttgtcaacaaagcggcaaatagtcggatatctaaaaaAGCTATATTCTTGTCAGATATCTTGCTTCTGGGTCATTCTGTTGGGAATATCTAGAAGAACGGCTTTGCAGAAGATGGGAACTGTGTTTTCTAAGTATgcttgtcccttgatgaagacttctattagctTAATAGAATAGAAACGATTTTTGTTCAAAAAGCAGGGCAAATATTTTGTCGGATATCCTAGAGCTAGGTATTCTTGCAGAATATTATCTTTGCGTTCAATCTGTTGAATTAATAGAAGGACCagcttgcagaaagaaggaactgtgtttcttcaagtatgctctgtccatgatgaagacttctattagtctaatagaggATCTCTATCAAAGCG
Coding sequences within it:
- the LOC135211278 gene encoding A-kinase anchor protein 9-like, which encodes MISFINSLCSNVFGLVASYMPAPRSIVEEVASYYTVIPGTDFDVGIVLTKVPKENPVFDLGLATGVTAAIVSCCVAAASVGLFAYKKYGDLKKLYDRTECDLGKQKDDAEAENRKLNDMLDEKDRMLQELSDQYEEEFRKMADTINELEIENQNMDDELESALRLEKEAEALLEDGIARELEMEELLLLKDRQIDDLLSEGRRLKFERQQLTKMIEKDHMQKKSLLAELKEAQMEMEHCINIIEERENNLRVYYEGEIQKKDEMIESLHEKLEVALQREKEMESLLVEAKGNERKVILFREQLENRNDELKEEVLSLKKRESEHQQDLQKLREECKMWEDKCKIQEEDRLKEQKRAREQQRMKEETLRNEDKYMLMELLHGIAERNFHLEHIALEHGNEHQQNITEEEQGKEKDKDLLDYMLNRKAEQYQRAQQERTNYYSRQWGDLTQMLQDLDICGVENLSELRNATSGQNSENLGGTLQKEFDEVSRQLHEATDKLQEAEEKAQEVEAKLREAEHRLIQKETLDRRAALKSEADRCVADQDFDSALALLRIIVKQYGNELECRVKEVRCLLALARTEEAQEVLDELPKEFKETHVMKIESALLSACNLEFCKSRMLLSEVLEVCPNHPRALIAQRFVQQRMLWEALPGIVDAKDFETALENIALATSLGCLYPWVSVDLARIKGNILCSLGRLMEACECFLSVLAVDEDEEDCRLRLGLCFLLLGRHRDAISEFTRLEEEAEKGEYLISLAEDLERMQPYGCPYKVLGVETHVGQDEIRKAYRRSALKYHPDKHKDDDKDCAHSMMLQINYANDLLSNKKKKNKYDNTRQAAEEYAAEVFGNANLPEWLDDEEDDESESDSDCEYNSDSDEESESNDESESDSEDDSESDSEDDSDVELMECSHSDYLDNYKDDEDDEDEELEDEEDDGDEELEDEEDDGDEELEDEEDDDEELDEEVNDDDTWEDISSEEYLEESDEDFDAMSDEESKDECDNDSVVESDDDSDDESNEGA